A window of Xiphophorus hellerii strain 12219 chromosome 19, Xiphophorus_hellerii-4.1, whole genome shotgun sequence contains these coding sequences:
- the LOC116709179 gene encoding uncharacterized protein LOC116709179, which translates to MQTRCTTQKALELIQSSASPWDSDGEDIDLQPDSDSELSSDEETLPPPQKRARLGSEPSQTAKDGTVWREEQVGTHLDFTPIEPYATDGEPSAEARRSIQSRLQSFLCFITLDMLRSIQEWTTQHARQEQQDWFMDLPELMAFISVVILRGVNKVPSLCDSWSANLGNPRIIATMARSRFQNIMRHLRFDDMLTRSERAETDKFAAISDVWGSFVTNCIASYNPGRHITIDAQLYPSKARCCFLQYIATKPDKFGIKFWVACDLKSQYICNAFPYLGKDPNRPSGERVSETVVMRLMEPFMDKGRTVTTDNFFTSLSLAQRLLSRKTTILGTVNERSREIPQSARQMDRTEFTTQVFSTTGATLTVYAPKRKKAVYVLSSMHSVVETEDTTKRKPNTVTDYNKTKCGETGGLPGGARKRVG; encoded by the exons atgcagacgAGGTGCACCACTCAGAAGGCATTGGAACTGATTCAGAGCAGTGCCAGCCCTTGGGATTCAGATGGAGAAGACATAGACCTTCAACCGGATTCGGACTCTGAGCTGTCTTCAG ATGAGGAGACTCTCCCTCCACCACAAAAGAGAGCTCGTTTGGGGAGTGAGCCGTCACAGACCGCGAAAGATGGCACAGTGTGGCGTGAAGAACAAGTGGGGACACATCTCGATTTCACTCCAATAGAACCGTACGCCACAGATGGAGAGCCAAGCGCTGAGGCCAGACGAAGTATCCAGAGTCGCCTTCAgagcttcctctgttttatcACTCTTGACATGCTTCGTAGCATTCAAGAATGGACAACTCAACATGCACGTCAGGAGCAGCAGGATTGGTTCATGGATCTCCcggaactaatggcatttatttccgTCGtcatcttgcggggggtgaacAAGGTTCCATcgctatgtgacagctggtcagcaaacctgggaAACCCAAGGATCATTGCAACTATGGCCCGAAGCCGCTTCCAAAACATCATGCGACACCTACGCTTTGATGACATGCTTACACGCAGTGAGCGAGCGGAGACCGATAAGTTTGCTGCAATCTCCGATGTTTGGGGATCGTTTGTCACTAACTGCATCGCATCCTACAACCCCGGTCGACACATCACTATTGATGCACAGCTTTATCCATCAAAGGCTCGCTGCTGTTTCCTGCAATACATTGCAACAAAACCGGACAAGTTTGGCATCAAGTTTTGGGTGGCTTGCGACTTGAAATCACAGTACATCTGTAATGCCTTCCCATATCTTGGCAAGGACCCCAATCGTCCCAGTGGGGAGAGAGTGTCCGAAACTGTAGTGATGAGGCTGATGGAACCGTTCATGGACAAGGGCAGAACTGTAACCACGGACAATTTCTTTACATCACTGTCACTTGCACAACGACTGCTTAGCCGGAAAACCACTATCCTCGGCACAGTCAACGAGAGAAGCCGGGAAATTCCTCAATCCGCTAGGCAGATGGATCGCACTGAATTCACCACTCAGGTGTTTTCAACCACTGGTGCCACGCTGACGGTGTATGCGCCCAAAAGGAAGAAGGCCGTTTACGTTCTCAGCAGCATGCACAGCGTGGTTGAGACTGAGGATACCACCAAAAGGAAGCCAAACACGGTCACggattacaacaaaacaaagtgcg gagagacgggtggacttcctggtggAGCTCGCAAAAGAGTTGgctaa
- the LOC116709597 gene encoding uncharacterized protein LOC116709597: protein MQTRCTTQKALELIQSSASPWDSDGEDIDLQPDSDSELSSDEETLPPPQKRARLGSEPSQTAKDGTVWREEQVGTHLDFTPIEPYATDGEPSAEARRSIQSRLQSFLCFITLDMLRSIQEWTTQHARQEQQDWFMDLPELMAFISVVILRGVNKVPSLCDSWSANLGNPRIIATMARSRFQNIMRHLRFDDMLTRSERAETDKFAAISDVWGSFVTNCIASYNPGRHITIDAQLYPSKTRCCFLQYIATKPDKFGIKFWVACDLKSQYICNAFPYLGKDPNRPSGERLSETVVMRLMEPFMDKGRTVTTDNFFTSLSLAQRLLSRKTTILGTVNERSREIPQSARQMDRTEFTTQVFSTTGATLTVYAPKRKKAVYVLSSMHSVVETEDTTKRKPNTVTDYNKTKCGVDVMDQMVREYSVRAGTRRWPVAVFYNMIDMAALNAHVLYQACIGVQERRVDFLVELAKELANSHVSEKKAHKEKLLRQQPATPSPGKRAKCQVNHRCKTNNATVRCVNCYKYTCGKCTRVIPWQCQVCSDSADRLLNEC from the exons atgcagacgAGGTGCACCACTCAGAAGGCATTGGAACTGATTCAGAGCAGTGCCAGCCCTTGGGATTCAGATGGAGAAGACATAGACCTTCAACCGGATTCGGACTCTGAGCTGTCTTCAG ATGAGGAGACTCTCCCTCCACCACAAAAGAGAGCTCGTTTGGGGAGTGAGCCGTCACAGACCGCGAAAGATGGCACAGTGTGGCGTGAAGAACAAGTGGGGACACATCTCGATTTCACTCCAATAGAACCGTACGCCACAGATGGAGAGCCAAGCGCTGAGGCCAGACGAAGTATCCAGAGTCGCCTTCAgagcttcctctgttttatcACTCTTGACATGCTTCGTAGCATTCAAGAATGGACAACTCAACATGCACGTCAGGAGCAGCAGGATTGGTTCATGGATCTCCcggaactaatggcatttatttccgTCGtcatcttgcggggggtgaacAAGGTTCCATcgctatgtgacagctggtcagcaaacctgggaAACCCAAGGATCATTGCAACTATGGCCCGAAGCCGCTTCCAAAACATCATGCGACACCTACGCTTTGATGACATGCTTACACGAAGTGAGCGAGCGGAGACCGATAAGTTTGCTGCAATCTCCGATGTTTGGGGATCGTTTGTCACCAACTGCATCGCATCCTACAACCCTGGTCGACACATCACTATTGATGCACAGCTTTATCCATCAAAGACTCGCTGCTGTTTCCTGCAATACATTGCAACAAAACCGGACAAGTTTGGCATCAAGTTTTGGGTGGCTTGCGACTTGAAATCACAGTACATCTGTAATGCCTTCCCATATCTTGGCAAGGACCCCAATCGTCCCAGCGGGGAGAGACTGTCCGAAACTGTAGTGATGAGGCTGATGGAACCGTTCATGGACAAGGGCAGAACTGTAACCACGGACAATTTCTTTACATCACTGTCACTTGCACAACGACTGCTTAGCCGGAAAACCACTATCCTCGGCACAGTCAACGAGAGAAGCCGGGAAATTCCTCAATCCGCTAGACAGATGGATCGCACTGAATTCACCACTCAGGTGTTTTCAACCACTGGTGCCACGCTGACGGTGTATGCGCCCAAAAGGAAGAAGGCTGTTTACGTTCTCAGCAGCATGCACAGCGTGGTTGAGACTGAGGATACCACCAAAAGGAAGCCAAACACGGTCACggattacaacaaaacaaagtgcggtgtggatgtgatggaccaaatggtgcgggagtacagcgtgcgtgcaggaacacggagatggccagttgcggtgttctacaacatgattgacatggcagcactgaatgcacatgtgctttatcaggcatgcattggggtgcaggagagacgggtggacttcctggtggAGCTCGCAAAAGAGTTGgctaactctcatgtgagtgagaagaaggcgcacaaggagaaactgcttcggcaacaacctgccacacccagcccaggcaaaagggcgaagtgtcaggtcaaccatcgatgcaagACCAATAATGCGACTGTGAGATGCGTTAACTGCTACAAATACACATGTGGCAAATGCACCAGGGTCATACCCTGGCAGTGCCAGGTATGTTCCGACAGTGCAGACAGACTGCTGAATGAGTGCTGA